In Paramormyrops kingsleyae isolate MSU_618 chromosome 5, PKINGS_0.4, whole genome shotgun sequence, one DNA window encodes the following:
- the LOC111845217 gene encoding probable endonuclease 4 → MSPKKRGERKRKAGEQTEQVKEESLQEGKSLKKRGKRKVGEQTEQVKEESLQEGMSLKKRGESKRKAGEQTEQVKEESLQEGMSLKKRGESKRKAGEQTEQVKEESLQEGMSLKKRGESKRKAGEQTEQVKEESLQEGMSPKKTGERKKKLGEQTEQVKEESLKEGKSLKKRGESKRKAGEQTEQVKEESLQEGMGPKKRGERKRKVGEQTEQVKEESAQEGMSPKKKLGEQNEQVKEESAHEEETCKEMVLDDLRERKSKRRGVKKYIGAHMSISGGIWHAVQDSLTIGARSFGLFLGSQRSWQRPPLDGTAAAKFKEACARHSFEPAYILPHGSYLMNCGSPKQDVFEKSQVMLVDELNRCSALGLSLFNLHPGASLGSITTEQCIEKIAQAINHAHQQTSGVVTVLENMSGQGSTVGGEFSELRGIIDKVRDKSRVGVCLDTCHAFAAGYDLSAKGGVKSVLEEFDKIVGLRYLRAVHLNDSKGGLGCNLDRHEDIGRGKIGLPTFRDIVNEPLLDNIPLILETPGRPGFEYAEQIALLYSLCED, encoded by the exons ATGAGTCCGAAGAAGAGGggtgagaggaagaggaaggcgGGGGAACAGACTGAACAAGTTAAAGAAGAGTCTCTACAGGAGGGTAAGAGTCTGAAGAAGAGGGGCAAGAGGAAGGTGGGGGAACAGACTGAACAAGTTAAAGAAGAGTCTCTACAGGAGGGCATGAGTCTGAAGAAGAGGGGCGAGAGCAAGAGGAAGGCGGGGGAACAGACTGAACAAGTTAAAGAAGAGTCTCTACAGGAGGGCATGAGTCTGAAGAAGAGGGGCGAGAGCAAGAGGAAGGCGGGGGAACAGACTGAACAAGTTAAAGAAGAGTCTCTACAGGAGGGCATGAGTCTGAAGAAGAGGGGCGAGAGCAAGAGGAAGGCGGGGGAACAGACTGAACAAGTTAAAGAAGAGTCTCTACAGGAGGGCATGAGTCCGAAGAAGACGGGCGAGAGGAAGAAGAAGCTGGGGGAACAGACTGAACAGGTTAAAGAAGAGTCTCTAAAGGAGGGTAAGAGTCTGAAGAAGAGGGGCGAGAGCAAGAGGAAGGCGGGGGAACAGACTGAACAGGTTAAAGAAGAGTCTCTACAGGAGGGCATGGGTCCAAAGAAGAGGGgcgagaggaagaggaaggtggGGGAACAGACTGAACAAGTTAAAGAAGAGTCTGCACAGGAGGGCATGAGTCCGAAGAAGAAGCTGGGGGAACAGAATGAACAGGTTAAAGAAGAGTCTGCACATGAGGAAGAAACTTGCAAAGAAATGGTGCTGGATGATTTGAGGGAGAGAAAAAGCAAGAGACGAGGAGTAAAAAAGTATATTGGTGCTCACATGTCGATATCAG GTGGGATATGGCATGCAGTACAGGATAGCCTCACCATCGGGGCACGCAGCTTCGGCCTGTTCCTCGGCTCCCAGCGCTCATGGCAGAGACCTCCACTTGATGGCACAGCAGCAGCCAAGTTCAAGGAGGCCTGCGCTCGGCACAGCTTTGAACCAGCCTATATCCTTCCACATGGCTCTTACCTGATGAACTGTGGTTCCCCGAAGCAAG ATGTGTTTGAGAAGAGCCAGGTCATGCTGGTGGACGAGCTGAACCGCTGCAGTGCCCTGGGCCTCAGTCTGTTTAACCTACATCCCGGAGCCTCGCTGGGATCCATCACTACAGAGCAATGTATTGAGAAGATCGCCCAAGCCATCAACCACGCCCACCAGCAAACCTCTGGTGTGGTCACAG TTCTGGAGAACATGAGCGGACAGGGGAGCACAGTGGGCGGTGAGTTCAGCGAGCTGCGGGGCATCATCGACAAGGTGCGGGACAAGAGCCGCGTTGGGGTCTGCCTGGACACGTGCCACGCTTTCGCCGCTG GGTATGACCTCTCTGCAAAGGGAGGGGTGAAGTCAGTGCTGGAGGAGTTTGATAAGATAGTGGGACTCCGGTATCTTCGTGCCGTTCATCTCAATGACTCAAAAG GTGGTCTTGGCTGTAACCTGGACCGTCATGAAGATATCGGGCGTGGCAAAATTGGGCTACCCACGTTCCGAGATATCGTGAACGAACCGCTGCTTGACAACATCCCTCTCATCTTGGAAACCCCTGGCCG CCCAGGGTTCGAGTACGCAGAACAGATAGCTCTTCTGTACTCCCTCTGCGAAGACTAG